In Eschrichtius robustus isolate mEscRob2 chromosome 2, mEscRob2.pri, whole genome shotgun sequence, a single window of DNA contains:
- the LOC137755334 gene encoding protocadherin alpha-12-like, translating to MVFSRRGGFEARRLLLSLLLLAAWETGSGQVHYSVAEEAKHGTFVGRLAQDLGLELAELVPRLFRVASKGRGDLLEVNLQNGILFVNSRIDREELCGRSAECSIHLEVIVDRPLQVFHVAVEVKDINDNPPVFRGEQKVLISESAPLDSRFPLEGASDADIGLNSLVTYRLSLNEYFTLKVITKTDKSILPELILRKSLDREEMPELNILLTALDGGKPELTGSVQIQITILDVNDNAPEFDTPGYKVVLFENIPNNTRVIQLNASDLDEGSNREIAYGIRMILPVSEKCMFSINAETGEIRIYGKLDFEENNEYEIQVNAIDKGIPSMAGHCTVLVEVLDLNDNTPEVMITSLSLPVREDAQVGTVIALISVSDHDSGANGQVTCSLTPQVPFKLVSTFKNYYSLVLDSALDRESLENYEVVVTARDGGSPSLSATASVSVEVADVNDNAPAFAQPEYTVFVKENNPPGCHIFTVSARDADAQENALVSYSLVERRVGERALSSYVSVHAESGKVYALQPLDHEELELLQFQVSARDAGVPPLGSNVTLQVFVLDENDNAPALLLPRPGGGAGALSQRVARSVGAGHVVAKVRAVDADSGYNAWLSYELQPAAGGARSPFRVGLYTGEISTTRALDEADAPRQRLLVLVKDHGEPALTATATVLLSLEDSGQAPKASSRASTGAAGAEAALVDVNVYLIIAICAVSSLLVLTLLLYAALRCSAPPSEGACGPGKPTLVCSSAVGSWSYSQQRRQRVCSGEGPPKADLMAFSPCLPPSGEDCLSPSSEVSP from the coding sequence ATGGTGTTTTCCCGGCGAGGAGGCTTCGAAGCTCGGCGCCTGCTTCTCTCGCTTCTGCTCCTCGCAGCATGGGAGACGGGGAGCGGCCAGGTCCATTATTCGGTAGCTGAGGAAGCCAAACACGGCACCTTCGTGGGCCGCCTCGCCCAGGACCTGGGGCTGGAGCTGGCGGAGCTGGTGCCGCGTCTGTTCCGGGTAGCGTCCAAAGGCCGCGGGGACCTTCTGGAGGTAAATCTGCAGAATGGCATTTTGTTTGTGAATTCTCGGATCGACCGGGAGGAGCTGTGCGGGCGGAGCGCGGAGTGCAGCATCCACCTGGAGGTGATCGTGGACCGGCCGCTGCAGGTGTTCCATGTGGCGGTGGAGGTGAAGGACATTAACGACAACCCGCCGGTGTTCAGAGGAGAACAAAAGGTACTTATTTCTGAATCTGCTCCTCTGGACTCTCGTTTTCCTCTAGAGGGCGCTTCCGATGCGGATATCGGCCTAAACTCTCTTGTGACCTATAGGTTAAGTCTAAATGAGTATTTTACTCTTAAAGTGATAACGAAAACCGATAAAAGTATATTGCCTGAACTCATTCTTCGGAAGTCATTGGATAGAGAAGAAATGCCAGAACTTAATATATTGCTGACCGCTCTGGATGGCGGTAAACCCGAACTAACAGGATCTGTTCAGATTCAAATAACCATCCTGGATGTTAACGACAACGCTCCCGAGTTTGATACGCCTGGCTATAAAGTAGTGCTGTTTGAAAATATCCCAAACAACACCAGAGTGATTCAACTAAACGCTTCTGATCTAGACGAAGGATCAAATAGAGAAATCGCCTATGGAATCAGAATGATTCTGCCAGTGAGTGAGAAATGTATGttttcaataaatgcagaaacaggtgaaattaggATTTATGGGAAACTGGATTTTGAAGAGAATAATGAGTATGAAATTCAGGTTAACGCTATTGATAAAGGGATTCCTTCTATGGCAGGTCACTGCACGGTCCTGGTGGAAGTTCTGGACCTGAATGACAATACCCCCGAGGTAATGATCACTTCGCTGTCGCTCCCAGTGCGAGAGGACGCTCAGGTGGGCACCGTCATCGCCTTGATCAGCGTGTCCGACCATGACTCCGGCGCCAACGGGCAGGTGACCTGCTCACTAACACCCCAGGTCCCTTTCAAGCTGGTGTCCACCTTCAAGAATTACTATTCGCTGGTTCTGGACAGCGCCCTGGACCGCGAGAGCTTGGAGAACTATGAGGTGGTGGTGACCGCGAGGGACGGGGGCTCGCCTTCGCTGTCGGCCACAGCCAGCGTGTCCGTGGAGGTGGCCGACGTGAACGACAACGCGCCCGCGTTCGCGCAGCCCGAGTACACGGTGTTCGTGAAGGAGAACAACCCGCCCGGCTGCCACATCTTCACGGTGTCGGCGCGGGACGCGGACGCGCAGGAGAACGCGCTGGTGTCCTACTCGCTGGTGGAGCGGCGGGTGGGCGAGCGAGCGCTGTCGAGCTACGTGTCGGTGCACGCGGAGAGCGGCAAGGTGTACGCGCTGCAGCCGCTGGACCACGAGGAGCTGGAGCTGCTGCAGTTCCAGGTGAGCGCGCGCGACGCGGGCGTGCCGCCTCTGGGCAGCAACGTGACGCTGCAGGTGTTCGTGCTGGACGAGAACGACAACGCGCCGGCGCTGCTGCTGCCCCGGccgggcggcggggcgggcgcgCTGAGCCAGCGGGTGGCTCGGTCGGTGGGCGCGGGCCACGTGGTGGCGAAGGTGCGCGCGGTGGACGCGGACTCGGGCTACAACGCGTGGCTGTCGTACGAGCTGCAGCCGGCGGCGGGTGGCGCGCGCAGCCCGTTCCGCGTGGGGCTGTACACGGGCGAGATCAGCACGACGCGCGCCCTGGACGAGGCGGACGCGCCGCGCCAGCGCCTGCTGGTGCTGGTGAAGGACCACGGCGAGCCGGCGCTGACGGCTACGGCCACCGTGCTGCTGTCGCTGGAGGACAGCGGCCAGGCGCCCAAGGCCTCTTCGCGGGCGTCGACGGGCGCCGCTGGCGCGGAGGCCGCTCTGGTGGATGTGAACGTGTACCTGATCATCGCCATCTGCGCGGTGTCCAGCCTGTTGGTGCTCACGCTGCTGCTGTACGCGGCGCTGCGGTGCTCGGCGCCGCCCAGCGAGGGCGCGTGCGGGCCCGGGAAGCCCACGCTGGTGTGCTCCAGCGCGGTGGGGAGCTGGTCTTACTCGCAGCAGAGGCGGCAGAGGGTGTGCTCTGGGGAGGGGCCGCCCAAGGCAGACCTCATGGCCTTCAGCCCCTGTCTTCCACCGTCAGGAGAAGATTGCTTAAGTCCTTCCAGTGAAGTAAGTCCTTGA